In one window of Dyella thiooxydans DNA:
- a CDS encoding M20 family metallopeptidase: MDTTRLSRFVSGLWDDEIVPQLVEYIRIPNKSPMFDKDWVAHGYMDQAVELMSSWARGKLAAFPGATLEVVRLEGRTPLIYIEVPGEGDDTVVLYGHLDKQPEMTGWADDLGPWKPVIKGDRLYGRGGADDGYAIFGSLAALLALREQGIAHSRCVILIEACEESGSYDLPYYVDHLADRIGNPSLVVCLDSGCGNYDQLWLTTSLRGMTGGELTVQVLEEGVHSGDASGVVPSSFRILRELLSRLEDPATGRIVPKELYVDIPAERVEQARHSTEVLGTAIYDKFPFVEGMQPVTDDLVELVLNRTWRPQLAVTGVDGMPPLESAGNVLRPKTAVKLSLRVPPTLNGSKAGDFVKQLLEKDPPYGAKVSFKVEKDGSGWNAPQLSTWLAEAVKEASEHYFGAPAAYMGEGGSIPFMGMLGEKFPQAQFLITGVLGPHSNAHGPNEFLHIPTGKKVSMVVAEVVARHYEKQGK, encoded by the coding sequence ATGGATACCACCCGCCTTTCCCGTTTCGTCAGCGGCCTGTGGGACGACGAGATCGTGCCGCAGCTGGTGGAGTACATCCGCATTCCCAACAAGTCGCCGATGTTCGACAAGGACTGGGTCGCCCACGGCTACATGGACCAGGCCGTCGAGCTGATGTCGAGCTGGGCCCGCGGCAAGCTGGCCGCGTTCCCCGGCGCCACGCTGGAGGTGGTGCGGCTGGAGGGGCGGACGCCGCTGATCTACATCGAGGTGCCGGGCGAGGGCGACGACACCGTGGTGCTGTACGGCCACCTGGACAAGCAGCCGGAGATGACCGGCTGGGCCGACGACCTCGGTCCGTGGAAGCCGGTGATCAAGGGCGACAGGCTCTACGGCCGCGGCGGTGCCGACGACGGCTACGCGATCTTCGGCTCGCTCGCCGCGCTGCTGGCGCTGCGCGAGCAGGGCATCGCGCACAGCCGCTGCGTGATCCTGATCGAGGCCTGCGAGGAGTCCGGCAGCTACGACCTGCCGTACTACGTCGACCATCTCGCCGACCGCATCGGCAACCCGTCGCTGGTGGTCTGCCTGGATTCGGGCTGCGGCAACTACGACCAGCTGTGGCTGACCACCTCGCTGCGCGGCATGACCGGCGGCGAGCTGACCGTGCAGGTGCTGGAAGAGGGCGTGCACTCGGGCGATGCCTCGGGCGTGGTGCCGTCGAGCTTCCGCATCCTGCGCGAGCTGCTGTCGCGACTGGAGGATCCGGCCACCGGCCGGATCGTGCCGAAGGAGCTCTATGTCGACATCCCGGCCGAGCGCGTCGAGCAGGCGCGCCACTCCACCGAGGTGCTGGGCACGGCGATCTACGACAAGTTCCCGTTCGTCGAGGGCATGCAGCCGGTCACCGACGACCTGGTCGAACTGGTGCTCAACCGCACCTGGCGTCCGCAGCTGGCGGTCACCGGCGTCGACGGCATGCCGCCGCTGGAAAGCGCCGGCAACGTGCTGCGTCCGAAGACCGCGGTGAAGCTCAGCCTGCGCGTGCCGCCGACGCTGAACGGCTCGAAGGCCGGCGACTTCGTCAAGCAGCTGCTGGAGAAGGACCCGCCGTACGGCGCCAAGGTCAGCTTCAAGGTGGAGAAGGACGGCAGCGGCTGGAACGCGCCGCAACTCTCGACGTGGCTGGCCGAAGCGGTGAAGGAGGCTTCCGAGCACTACTTCGGTGCGCCGGCGGCCTACATGGGCGAGGGCGGCTCGATCCCGTTCATGGGCATGCTGGGCGAGAAGTTCCCGCAGGCGCAGTTCCTGATCACCGGCGTGCTCGGTCCGCACTCCAATGCGCACGGTCCGAACGAGTTCCTGCACATTCCCACCGGCAAGAAGGTGTCGATGGTGGTGGCCGAGGTGGTGGCCCGGCACTACGAGAAGCAGGGCAAGTAA
- a CDS encoding ComEA family DNA-binding protein: MLRTLLAAALALAITLPAIAATPVNINKADAATIASSLDGVGAAKAKAIVAWREAHGPFKTLDDLAQVKGMGPATLKRNQQAIQFSGNAAGAPAKAAKVKHKASAK, translated from the coding sequence ATGCTTCGCACCCTGCTCGCCGCCGCCCTTGCGCTGGCCATCACCCTGCCGGCCATCGCTGCCACCCCGGTCAACATCAACAAGGCCGATGCGGCCACCATCGCCAGCTCGCTCGACGGCGTGGGCGCGGCCAAGGCCAAGGCCATCGTGGCCTGGCGCGAGGCGCATGGTCCGTTCAAGACGCTGGACGACCTGGCCCAGGTGAAGGGCATGGGCCCGGCCACGCTCAAGCGCAACCAGCAGGCCATCCAGTTCAGCGGCAACGCCGCCGGCGCACCGGCCAAAGCCGCCAAGGTGAAGCACAAGGCCAGCGCCAAGTAA
- a CDS encoding SET domain-containing protein-lysine N-methyltransferase: protein MILPRYRIAASTIGGAGQGLFLDEAVRAGSIITAPDAIDRTWRHAELESDPELAALRHASARWFEDRYTVSPDWPDECYVNHSFSPTGLWHLGFIFALTDLPAGTEVTVDYRHLLPPGEAEDFVDSVTGERIVGLAWEDALASSTQALSRLLDSRR from the coding sequence ATGATTCTTCCGCGTTACCGCATCGCCGCCTCCACCATTGGCGGTGCCGGCCAGGGCCTGTTCCTCGACGAAGCGGTTCGCGCCGGCAGCATCATCACCGCGCCCGACGCGATCGACCGCACCTGGCGCCACGCCGAACTGGAGAGCGATCCTGAGCTCGCCGCCCTGCGCCACGCCAGCGCACGCTGGTTCGAGGACCGCTACACGGTGTCGCCGGACTGGCCCGACGAGTGCTACGTCAACCACAGCTTCTCGCCCACCGGGCTTTGGCATCTGGGATTCATCTTCGCGCTGACCGACCTGCCGGCCGGCACCGAGGTGACCGTTGACTACCGACATCTGCTGCCGCCCGGCGAGGCGGAGGATTTTGTGGATTCGGTCACAGGTGAGAGAATCGTGGGCTTGGCCTGGGAGGACGCCCTGGCCTCAAGTACGCAAGCACTCAGCCGACTGCTGGATAGCCGTCGCTGA